The following are from one region of the Mesorhizobium sp. B4-1-4 genome:
- a CDS encoding CDP-alcohol phosphatidyltransferase family protein — translation MTIPNMITILRLVLVPAVVLAMLQARWDWAFAGFVIAGVSDGVDGFIARRFNQRSRLGAYLDPMADKLLLVSAFVVMGLAGELPLWLVITMVSRDALIVCAVLLSTVMAHPVEMKPLLVSKANTAIQIVLAATVLGELAFATHLDPLRPALILLSGVLTVASATAYLVTWLRHMSGYGESSTPDI, via the coding sequence TTGACCATCCCCAACATGATCACCATCCTGCGTCTTGTCCTGGTGCCCGCCGTGGTGCTGGCGATGCTGCAGGCGCGCTGGGACTGGGCCTTTGCCGGGTTCGTCATCGCCGGCGTCTCGGACGGCGTCGACGGCTTCATCGCCCGCCGTTTCAACCAACGGTCCAGGCTCGGCGCCTATCTCGATCCGATGGCCGACAAGCTGCTGCTGGTGTCGGCGTTCGTCGTCATGGGCCTCGCAGGCGAACTGCCGCTGTGGCTTGTCATCACCATGGTGTCGCGCGACGCGCTGATCGTTTGCGCCGTATTGCTGTCTACCGTCATGGCCCATCCGGTCGAGATGAAGCCGCTTCTGGTGTCGAAGGCCAATACCGCCATCCAGATCGTGCTGGCGGCGACTGTGCTGGGAGAGCTCGCCTTTGCCACGCACCTCGACCCTCTGCGGCCTGCCCTCATATTGCTGTCCGGGGTCTTGACCGTGGCTTCGGCCACGGCCTATCTCGTGACTTGGCTGAGGCATATGAGCGGCTATGGCGAAAGCTCCACTCCGGACATCTGA
- a CDS encoding AI-2E family transporter, translating to MAKAPLRTSEKEAAVIEAAAADLAASSAFRRQIFFWLAGAAILALFLYVFSAILLPFVAGMVLAYFLDPVADRLQRLGLSRFMATVVILITFLIVLVLAFVILIPVLATQMADFAGKLPEYLTRLQSLITSFDPKWLEQKFGVNANGLRDGLNSLLTSGFGLLTTVFTSIWSSGVALVSVVSLFVVTPVVAFYMLLDWDRMVAVIDSWVPRDNVATVRAIARDVNTATAGFVRGQGTLCLVLGAMYATGLTLTGLNFGILIGLFAGLISFIPYVGSLTGLVLAVGVAFVQFWPDWTMIVAVAVVFFIGQFIEGNILQPRLVGKSVGLHPVWLMFALFAFGALFGFVGLLIAVPASAAVAVLVRFAIARYLESPLYKGHSTQPLPPLPADRGGGHRTQSRG from the coding sequence ATGGCGAAAGCTCCACTCCGGACATCTGAGAAAGAAGCGGCAGTGATCGAAGCTGCGGCTGCCGATCTTGCCGCGTCCTCCGCGTTCCGCCGGCAGATCTTCTTCTGGCTCGCCGGCGCGGCGATCCTGGCGCTTTTCCTCTATGTCTTCAGCGCCATCCTGCTGCCTTTCGTCGCCGGCATGGTGCTCGCCTATTTCCTCGATCCCGTCGCCGACCGGCTGCAGCGGCTCGGCCTGTCGCGCTTCATGGCGACGGTGGTCATCCTCATCACCTTCCTCATCGTACTGGTGCTGGCTTTCGTCATCCTCATTCCGGTTCTGGCCACCCAGATGGCCGATTTCGCCGGCAAGCTGCCGGAGTATCTGACCCGGCTGCAGAGCCTGATCACATCCTTCGATCCGAAGTGGCTGGAACAGAAATTCGGCGTCAACGCCAATGGTTTGCGCGACGGGCTGAACTCCTTGCTGACCTCGGGCTTCGGCCTGCTCACCACGGTCTTCACTTCGATCTGGAGTTCCGGCGTGGCGCTGGTTTCGGTGGTCAGCCTGTTCGTGGTGACGCCGGTCGTCGCCTTCTACATGCTGCTCGACTGGGATCGCATGGTGGCGGTCATCGACAGCTGGGTGCCGCGCGACAATGTCGCGACCGTGCGCGCCATCGCGCGCGACGTCAACACCGCGACCGCCGGCTTCGTCCGCGGCCAGGGTACGCTCTGCCTTGTCCTGGGCGCCATGTATGCCACCGGCCTGACGCTGACCGGCCTGAATTTCGGCATTCTCATCGGTTTGTTCGCCGGACTGATCTCTTTCATCCCTTATGTCGGCTCTCTGACCGGACTGGTGCTGGCCGTTGGCGTCGCTTTCGTGCAGTTCTGGCCGGATTGGACCATGATCGTCGCGGTGGCGGTGGTCTTCTTCATCGGCCAGTTCATCGAAGGCAACATCCTGCAGCCCAGGCTGGTCGGCAAAAGTGTCGGCCTGCACCCGGTGTGGCTGATGTTCGCGCTGTTTGCCTTCGGTGCGCTGTTCGGCTTCGTCGGCTTGCTGATTGCGGTGCCGGCATCCGCCGCCGTCGCCGTGCTGGTGCGCTTTGCCATAGCCCGCTATCTCGAATCGCCGCTCTACAAGGGCCATTCGACACAGCCTTTGCCGCCGCTGCCGGCCGATCGCGGCGGGGGCCACCGCACGCAGTCGCGTGGCTGA
- the hdaA gene encoding DnaA regulatory inactivator HdaA, giving the protein MTAQRTDPPRQLPLDLGHGTGYSRDELVVSGTNHQAAALVDRWPDWPSPVVVLAGPAGSGKTHLSSIWRAHANALAVDARRIGDSIANLGARPALIDDVDAGAIDEQGLFHLINAVRGAGSTLLLTARRFPLAWGVSLPDLASRLKAAATVEIHEPDDLLLAGVITKLFADRQVEVEPHVVQYLVRRIERSLATAMRLVERLDRTALERKMPITRALAAETVSAMDEGQGEFEI; this is encoded by the coding sequence GTGACCGCCCAGCGAACCGATCCGCCGCGCCAACTGCCGCTCGATCTCGGCCATGGCACCGGCTATTCCCGGGACGAACTCGTTGTCTCCGGCACCAACCACCAGGCGGCGGCGCTGGTCGACCGTTGGCCGGACTGGCCGTCGCCGGTGGTGGTGCTGGCCGGTCCCGCCGGTTCCGGCAAGACGCATCTTTCCTCAATCTGGCGTGCGCATGCCAACGCGCTGGCTGTGGATGCCAGGCGCATTGGTGACAGCATCGCCAATCTCGGCGCTCGCCCTGCGCTGATCGACGATGTCGATGCAGGGGCAATCGACGAACAAGGCCTGTTCCATCTTATCAATGCGGTGCGTGGCGCCGGCTCGACGCTGTTGTTGACGGCGCGCCGCTTTCCCCTGGCCTGGGGTGTTTCGCTGCCGGACCTTGCGTCACGGCTGAAGGCGGCGGCGACGGTCGAGATCCATGAGCCTGATGATCTCCTGCTCGCCGGCGTCATCACCAAGCTGTTCGCCGACCGCCAGGTCGAGGTCGAACCGCATGTGGTGCAGTATCTGGTGCGGCGCATCGAACGCTCGCTGGCGACAGCAATGCGCCTGGTGGAGCGGCTCGACCGCACCGCGCTCGAGCGCAAGATGCCGATCACCAGAGCGTTGGCGGCCGAAACGGTCAGCGCCATGGATGAGGGGCAGGGCGAGTTCGAGATCTAG
- a CDS encoding cupin domain-containing protein, whose product MALVTGVGPQHTSATRLWFGKASNAPGFRSLPHHHGEAETGAYLLSGNARIYFGENYQEFVELSAGDFMFVPPFLPHLEANMSTTEELWWLACGTPENIVINLPDVDDAQLAGYRRG is encoded by the coding sequence ATGGCGCTGGTGACCGGTGTCGGGCCGCAACACACCTCGGCGACAAGACTGTGGTTCGGCAAGGCCAGCAACGCGCCTGGCTTCCGTTCGCTGCCACACCACCATGGCGAAGCTGAAACCGGCGCATACCTGCTGTCGGGCAATGCCCGTATCTATTTCGGCGAGAACTATCAGGAATTCGTCGAGTTATCGGCGGGCGATTTCATGTTCGTGCCGCCGTTCCTTCCGCATCTCGAGGCCAATATGAGCACGACGGAAGAACTGTGGTGGCTGGCCTGCGGGACCCCTGAGAACATCGTGATCAATTTGCCTGACGTCGACGACGCCCAACTTGCCGGCTACCGCCGCGGTTGA
- a CDS encoding tyrosine-type recombinase/integrase, whose product MSVFKRPGQSEYSYDFRYRRQRFSGPTGCTSKREAEKVEEAERTRLKGLQFDASKPLAFKAAAAQYWNEVGQFHRNHVDTLRSLEWLQEQIGALTMISAINDATVAKAVAKRRGEGVSAATVNRSVCEVLRALLRRARRTWKQTVSDIEWKDHFLKEPQERVREATADEEAKFMAAIRGDYAPALRFAILSGCRRAEIVGLEWKDVDFFNREFRVTGKGDKTRTIPMTEAMFALLWGLKDHHKTAVFSYVVKRPRPGVVKGSREPITMEGFKTEWRRTKGRAGVEDYRFHDNRHTAATRLVRATGNLKMAQKLLGHTELATTSRYSHVTKDDLRAGMEASEAARIPNETEVPAATAENKK is encoded by the coding sequence ATGTCAGTTTTCAAGCGCCCCGGCCAATCGGAATACTCGTACGACTTCCGTTATAGACGCCAGCGATTTTCAGGCCCGACTGGATGCACGTCAAAGCGCGAAGCTGAAAAGGTTGAAGAGGCCGAACGAACGCGCCTGAAGGGGCTGCAATTCGATGCCAGCAAGCCCCTCGCCTTCAAGGCTGCAGCTGCTCAATATTGGAACGAGGTCGGGCAGTTCCATCGCAACCACGTCGACACGCTGCGCTCCTTGGAATGGCTTCAGGAGCAGATCGGCGCATTGACCATGATATCCGCCATAAATGATGCCACGGTGGCCAAGGCGGTGGCCAAGAGACGTGGCGAAGGTGTTTCTGCTGCAACCGTCAACCGAAGCGTCTGTGAAGTCCTGCGGGCTTTGCTGAGGCGTGCGCGGCGCACATGGAAGCAGACCGTTTCCGACATCGAGTGGAAGGATCATTTCCTCAAGGAGCCGCAGGAGCGGGTAAGGGAAGCGACTGCCGACGAAGAGGCCAAGTTCATGGCGGCGATCCGCGGCGACTACGCCCCGGCGCTGCGCTTCGCAATCCTGTCCGGTTGCCGTCGAGCTGAGATTGTCGGGCTCGAGTGGAAGGATGTCGATTTCTTCAATCGGGAATTCCGCGTGACCGGCAAGGGGGACAAGACCCGCACGATACCGATGACGGAAGCGATGTTCGCTCTCCTGTGGGGCCTGAAGGATCACCACAAGACGGCGGTCTTCTCCTATGTCGTCAAGCGGCCGCGCCCCGGTGTCGTCAAGGGAAGCCGCGAGCCGATCACCATGGAAGGCTTCAAGACCGAGTGGCGCCGCACGAAGGGCCGGGCCGGCGTCGAGGATTACCGGTTTCATGACAACCGCCACACCGCCGCCACGCGCCTGGTGCGCGCCACGGGCAACCTGAAGATGGCTCAAAAGCTTCTCGGGCACACCGAGCTTGCCACCACGTCGCGCTATTCCCACGTGACGAAAGACGATCTTCGGGCAGGCATGGAAGCCAGCGAAGCGGCGCGCATCCCTAACGAGACCGAAGTGCCAGCCGCGACGGCGGAGAACAAGAAATGA
- a CDS encoding DUF968 domain-containing protein yields the protein MAGFAIKRPPTAFSTSPAKGRRRPRQEDDAHLKWIRTLPCIVTGGRPVEAAHIRYADPAYGKREVGGAEKPDDRWTVPLSSALHHEQHSQAERAFWEGHAIDPCRVALALYAVTGDDEAAEIIIRSARKP from the coding sequence ATGGCCGGCTTTGCGATCAAGCGTCCGCCGACGGCGTTCTCAACCTCACCAGCGAAAGGCCGCCGCCGGCCGCGCCAGGAGGACGACGCACACCTGAAATGGATACGCACCCTTCCCTGTATTGTCACCGGTGGCCGGCCCGTCGAAGCCGCACATATCCGGTACGCGGATCCTGCCTACGGAAAGCGGGAAGTCGGCGGCGCGGAGAAGCCTGACGACCGTTGGACGGTCCCGCTGAGTTCAGCCCTCCACCATGAACAGCACAGCCAGGCAGAGCGCGCCTTTTGGGAAGGTCACGCCATCGACCCCTGCCGGGTTGCCTTGGCCCTCTATGCGGTCACTGGCGACGATGAGGCCGCCGAAATCATCATTCGTTCAGCGAGGAAGCCATGA